Below is a genomic region from Anguilla anguilla isolate fAngAng1 chromosome 18, fAngAng1.pri, whole genome shotgun sequence.
GCCATTGCGCACGCAGAAGACAGCGGTTTCCACGGAAACCTCGGGGCCACGGAATTGACACGTTACGAATAATCCTGAAAATCATGGCGCGCCTTCGCGCATGCTGATCAGGAGCCACCGCGTTGCCCCGTAGACTCGAGTCTCAGGCCGGATTTTAGaatggggcggcagtgtagtataatgggtaaggactAAGgagtaacctaaaggtcgcaggttcgattccccggttaGGACTCTGTCATTTGTCTGAGCTGTCTGCATGTCTTTAGGAATAGTGGAGGGTTGAATCTAGGTGTAGTTGAGTCTAGTGCTAGTTTACTAATAACCGCACAGGAATCCCCAATTCCTCACACAGAGACTGCTCACCTCTGTTCTGTGTGCCGCTCACTGAGCTTCCTCCAGCATTCTGAcggcgctccccccccccaacccccgcacAGGAATCCCCAATTCCTCACATAGAGACTGCTCACCTctgttctgtgtgctgctcaCTGAGCTTCCTCCAGCATTCTGACGGCGCTccccgcgctccccccccccccccccccgtgtcccgCAGGTCCCCCTGTAAGAACGGCGGCCTGTGCGAGGACGACGGCGGCTTCGCCCCGCGGCTGTCCTGCCGCTGCCTGGCGGGCTTCGTGGGGGCGCGCTGCGAGGCGGACGTGGACGACTGCCTGATGCGCCCGTGCGCCAACGGCGCCACCTGCGTGGACGGCGTCAACCGCTTCTCCTGCCTGTGCCCGGCGGGCTTCTCCGGCCGCTTCTGCACCGCCAACCAGGACGACTGCGCCAGCGCGCCCTGCCGGAACGGCGGCCGCTGCCTGGACCGCGTCGGCGCCTTCCGGTGCGTCTGCCCGCCGGGCTTCGCCGGGAGGGCCTGCGAGCGGTCGCCGCGGCAACCGGGCGCGgagacacgccccccccccacgccctgGGTCTCCCCCGGGTGgacgggcggaggggggggtggaggaggcggaggagggggcggggccacggcgggtaactcctcctcctcctcctcccagcggGTGACGTCGGGCGGCGGCGTCGGCGGCGACGAGCGGCTGCTGAAGATCTCGGTGAAGGAGGTGGTGACTcagcgaggggcggggctgacggAGGAGCAGCTGGTCACGCTGCTGGTGCTGGGGGGCATGACCCTGGCCGTGGTGGCGCTGACGGCCGTCCTGGTCCTCCGGGGGCACTGGCAGGAGCGCTGCGGACACTGCGACCCCCACCgggcccgccccgcccccgaccccgcccccgcccccagccccgcccagcaggAGTGCAAGATCAGCTTCCTGCACCAGCCCAGTCccaaagtggaaaaaaagaggCTCAACACGCAGGTcatttagccccccccccccctcatcctgCTACCTGAAAGCCTGGTAGAGACTGGTTGGTGGACCTGCTGCTTGGGTGAAGGCCGCGCCCTACgcctgccctccccctctctccgatTGGCCAAATGGCTCAGGGGGCGGGGGTCACTGGAGAGACTTTAAAAGGGCACTTCTTTGCTCTTGTAAAAGACGGGGGGAAATCAACAAACTGTCCTGGGACGGAAGAGCTGAGCTCTGCAAACGGAACTTATTTGGGAGAGAACGGCGGAGGCAGTgaagtaaaatgtgaaaaaatgtaacaaacaaTCAACAGAAGAATGTGCAAAGAACACGGAGGCACATTGCAATTCTGTGAAAAATGATTACTGTCGCTGTCCATCTTCAAATTAGTTgccagagttttttttcttcaatgcaCTGCAGCCTCAGAAAGCCAAGattgataaaaatgacatttttttacagCCAAGAACAATTGCCTTTGACATTGAATATGACATTACCATATTCACAGAATATCCCAGAGTCCGTTATGTTCCattatgtctgaaataaataaaatacaggaaatGTTCTGTTCAAATACACGCGTAAGAACGTGTTCTCATATACAGGGCAAAGCATATCCCAAAAGAATACTTCTAATATGTGTAATAATAGTGGGAGTGAGAAACAGATTTCTTGTCTTGTTCAGGTTGAAAAACATATTCAGAATATCTGAATATCTCCATCCATTTTCGGAAACGTATAGTCTGtgctcttatttatttttgaaccaTTTTCTGTACCATCAGTGATTTTTATACTTTTGTTAGAAGcgattactgtactgtatgtacggTCAGGTTTAGCTGACATAGCTGCACGATGCTGCAGTCGGATTTAAAGTGACTTTGCAGCACTGAAGGAGGATGAATGAGCACATCGTCCGTGTGCAAGTAGAGAATCCTGAAGAACAGCGTTGTAGGCGACAGTATTTC
It encodes:
- the dlk2 gene encoding protein delta homolog 2 isoform X2, which produces MPTAMPRRFTLGLLVWSCGLLVQNCAGQEGECQCNLSHGRCDESGVCRCDPGWEGPQCDDCARMPGCVHGSCHQPWQCTCENGWAGRFCDKDVLVCTNEQPCQNGATCFTNDSGDYSCFCPEGFHGRNCEMKAGPCQRARSPCKNGGLCEDDGGFAPRLSCRCLAGFVGARCEADVDDCLMRPCANGATCVDGVNRFSCLCPAGFSGRFCTANQDDCASAPCRNGGRCLDRVGAFRCVCPPGFAGRACERSPRQPGAETRPPPTPWVSPGWTGGGGGGGGGGGGGATAGNSSSSSSQRVTSGGGVGGDERLLKISVKEVVTQRGAGLTEEQLVTLLVLGGMTLAVVALTAVLVLRGHWQERCGHCDPHRARPAPDPAPAPSPAQQECKISFLHQPSPKVEKKRLNTQVI
- the dlk2 gene encoding protein delta homolog 2 isoform X1, which translates into the protein MPVPVLPLLLQQALYQQKPSAASLQAREPRVHLKFFFFCVCIQTAGCARVRVFCTCKQARATVHTPSGAHLRTSFPSIWLQPTSISDPMPTAMPRRFTLGLLVWSCGLLVQNCAGQEGECQCNLSHGRCDESGVCRCDPGWEGPQCDDCARMPGCVHGSCHQPWQCTCENGWAGRFCDKDVLVCTNEQPCQNGATCFTNDSGDYSCFCPEGFHGRNCEMKAGPCQRARSPCKNGGLCEDDGGFAPRLSCRCLAGFVGARCEADVDDCLMRPCANGATCVDGVNRFSCLCPAGFSGRFCTANQDDCASAPCRNGGRCLDRVGAFRCVCPPGFAGRACERSPRQPGAETRPPPTPWVSPGWTGGGGGGGGGGGGGATAGNSSSSSSQRVTSGGGVGGDERLLKISVKEVVTQRGAGLTEEQLVTLLVLGGMTLAVVALTAVLVLRGHWQERCGHCDPHRARPAPDPAPAPSPAQQECKISFLHQPSPKVEKKRLNTQVI